A single region of the Fusarium fujikuroi IMI 58289 draft genome, chromosome FFUJ_chr05 genome encodes:
- a CDS encoding related to SAP190-Sit4p-associated protein, with protein MFWRFGGYANISTIDTILDKPDFTLEELLEETDLIQELKQHNSKLIEYLRSDKVLDNLLEYVVAPKLETVESPDESTDQEAKAKNRFLSLSRPRASSRATDPGDDEEEQEKKRNRYAFVACEILSSDTWSIYEALAENRQLIRDFWNFLSRPAPLDPLQASYFTKVNESLFEKKTEDMMELLTTLPDAVPNLLKHVECPMVMDLLLKIIALDRNEGGQGVVEWLYSKDIIPSLLSCLSPENNWVVQTAAGDFIKAIITISANASQNEQQCIGPNELTRQLVSKPCIEQLIGYMLGGGNPLTVGVGIIIEVIRKNNSDYDPDMGTEASAAPSSRDPIYLGTLLRMFAENVPKFMNLIMDVPSKKEKIDSTFGVKLEPLGFDRFKTCELMAELLHCSNMGLLNEPGSEELTAQRDIERQRLRTEGKLAPLKEEDHSTDDLTMRSAAPEEKRRLEVTNADDDGFEEVEPSKEMSEDTSHEFVKAEDDIPGASTTSLSKDEDDFVDEPLSPPQMGAKGDETRFDDPDLMVAPLSPTKTKTAEPASTESAKGDSTEKPEAKEPSSEKNEETKPKTTLEDAVKDDTSDSSAILTPAPSEPESKAESTDASIKVEEQPRGISPQPDDMPAPLFSAPPPPESGADRPPQAAEKAAGDAQAVTAETSTTETKTKEDKPKEEQPTSQATEEPVVGDFLKLQFVEHRVVPTILNFFFAYPWNNFLHNVVYDIVQQVFNGPMDRSYNPTLAVSLFEAADITSAIINGQKASDESQAKTKTRMGYMGHLTLIAEEVVKFTERHPPELLSETVLDRVMSQEWISYVEGSLAETRERDNAILGGVRPEVAMGNRSMGGSGLGGVGLSGLSGGSGAGGSSALAEAGLNGGIELSQDSGNGIGPFTISGATLMSGFGSSSDEEDEDGDENEEDVNSEVSGVSAEAEDDGSDHGIPGSPGIAETLEDVIMRSPETFASQFPDLDYPEDVTRGSPMDLDEIVAHRQRSSQDEEQQHAEQVEDVSKPEGNP; from the exons ATGTTTTGGAGATTCGGCGGTTACGCCAACATCTCCACCATCGACACAATCCTCGATAAGCCAGACTTTACCCTCGAGGAGCTACTCGAAGAGACAGACTTGATCCAGGAGCTCAAGCAGCACAACTCAAAGCTCATCGAATACCTCCGAAGCGACAAGGTTCTCGATAACCTGCTCGAATATGTAGTCGCTCCAAAGCTCGAGACCGTCGAGTCTCCCGACGAGTCCACCGACCaagaggccaaggccaagaaccgcttcctctctctctcgcgACCGCGCGCATCATCCCGCGCCACCGACCCgggcgacgatgaggaggagcaggagaagaagcgcaatCGCTACGCTTTTGTAGCTTGCGAGATTCTTAGCTCCGATACTTGGTCCATCTACGAGGCTTTGGCTGAGAACAGACAATTGATTCGCGATTTTTGGAACTTCTTGTCCCGCCCTGCCCCGCTCGATCCCCTCCAGGCGAGCTACTTCACAAAAGTCAATGAGTCTCTgttcgagaagaagaccgaGGACATGATGGAATTATTGACGACTCTTCCCGACGCTGTCCCTAATTTGCTCAAGCATGTTGAGTGTCCTATGGTCATGGACCTACTGCTCAAAATCATTGCCCTGGACCGTAATGAGGGTGGCCAGGGTGTGGTCGAG TGGTTGTACTCTAAGGACATCATCCCGAGCCTCCTCTCATGCCTCAGCCCCGAGAACAACTGGGTTGTGCAAACCGCCGCAGGcgacttcatcaaggccatcatcaccatctctgCCAACGCCTCACAGAATGAGCAACAATGCATCGGCCCTAACGAGCTCACCCGTCAGCTTGTTTCCAAGCCATGCATCGAGCAGCTTATTGGGTACATGCTTGGCGGTGGCAACCCTTTGACTGTTGGCGTTGGTATCATTATTGAAGTAATTCGAAAGAACAACTCCGATTATGATCCCGATATGGGCACAGAGGCGAGCGCTGCGCCTTCCAGCCGCGATCCCATCTACCTGGGCACCCTTCTTCGCATGTTCGCTGAGAATGTCCCCAAGTTCATGAACCTGATTATGGATGTTCcctccaagaaggagaagatcgaCTCGACCTTTGGCGTCAAGCTCGAGCCCCTTGGCTTTGACCGGTTTAAGACATGCGAGCTCATGGCCGAGTTGTTACACTGCAGTAACATGGGTTTGTTGAATGAGCCGGGTTCCGAGGAGCTGACAGCTCAGCGTGATATCGAGCGACAACGTCTTCGTACCGAGGGCAAGTTGGCGCcgctcaaggaggaggacCACTCCACTGACGACTTGACCATGCGAAGCGCTGCAcctgaagagaagagacgtCTCGAGGTCACTAACGCTGACGACGATGGttttgaggaggttgagccTAGCAAGGAGATGAGTGAGGATACCTCTCATGAGTTTGTTAAGGCTGAAGACGACATTCCTGGcgcttcaacaacatcgctcagcaaggatgaggatgactttgTAGATGAGCCGCTCAGTCCTCCTCAAATGGGTGCCAAGGGTGATGAGACACGTTTCGATGATCCAGATTTGATGGTTGCGCCTTTGTCGCCcacaaagaccaagaccgcTGAGCCCGCATCTACAGAGTCTGCTAAGGGTGATTCAACAGAGAAGCCCGAAGCTAAGGAGCCCAGCAGCgaaaagaatgaagagacCAAGCCCAAGACGACGCTAGAGGATGCTGTAAAGGATGATACCTCTGACTCTTCAGCTATCCTAACTCCTGCTCCATCCGAGCCAGAGTCCAAGGCTGAGTCTACGGATGCCTccatcaaggttgaggagcaGCCTCGAGGTATCTCTCCCCAGCCGGACGATATGCCTGCACCTCTTTTCTccgctcctcctccaccggAATCTGGAGCTGATCGCCCACCACAAGCGGCTGAAAAGGCAGCTGGTGATGCTCAAGCTGTGACAGCTGAGACCTCTACCACGGAGACAAAgaccaaggaggacaagCCTAAGGAGGAGCAGCCTACCAGCCAGGCTACCGAGGAGCCCGTTGTTGGAGATTTCCTGAAGCTTCAATTCGTTGAACACCGTGTTGTTCCAACCATTCTT aacttcttctttgcATACCCCTGGAACAACTTTCTGCATAACGTTGTGTACGATATCGTTCAGCAAGTTTTCAACGGTCCGATGGACCGCAGCTACAACCCCACATTGGCCGTTTCACTGTTCGAAGCTGCCGACATCACAAGtgccatcatcaacggcCAAAAGGCCAGCGACGAGTCCcaggccaagaccaagacccgCATGGGATACATGGGTCATCTTACCCTCATTGCTGAGGAGGTTGTCAAGTTCACCGAGCGCCACCCTCCGGAGCTCCTCTCGGAGACTGTTCTTGACCGAGTCATGAGCCAGGAATGGATCAGCTACGTTGAGGGATCACTTGCCGAGACACGCGAGCGAGATAATGCCATCCTTGGAGGTGTCCGACCAGAGGTAGCTATGGGTAACCGGTCAATGGGTGGCAGTGGACTTGGCGGTGTCGGCCTTTCTGGCTTGAGCGGAGGctctggtgctggtggttcCAGTGCACTTGCGGAAGCTGGCCTTAATGGGGGAATAGAGCTCAGCCAGGACAGCGGAAATGGCATCGGCCCTTTCACTATCAGTGGGGCCACATTAATGTCCGGctttggcagcagcagcgacgaggaggatgaggatggggaCGAAAACGAGGAGGATGTCAATTCCGAGGTGAGTGGTGTTTccgctgaagctgaagacgaTGGTTCGGATCACGGCATCCCTGGATCCCCTGGCATAGCAGAAACACTGGAGGATGTGATCATGCGGTCTCCTGAGACCTTTGCATCGCAATTTCCTGACTTGGATTATCCGGAGGATGTTACAAGGGGGTCCCCTATGGACTTGGACGAAATTGTAGCACACCGTCAGCGCTCatctcaagatgaagagcaaCAGCATGCTGAGCAGGTTGAGGATGTCTCAAAACCAGAAGGCAACCCTTAG
- a CDS encoding related to SAP190-Sit4p-associated protein, translating to MEPPSIPPPPPPPPPLNIPPSRARLQLAARLAMHQKNNQAQSSGNLSNDDDDDDENPTDPFADTEEDFDDDDQTQGDERGAWWRDVVRDRGGKPDGNESDDERDDDDDDEFGDFAMPEDDAQNVIRPQPVNPAKEGSASTRGLSGLWPFGLSKAEKEKEGSRQAAEEGKDDEVKAVEVTEAKRRTSIEDPDDDEVVV from the coding sequence ATGGAGCCTCCATCGATTCCcccaccacctccacctccccCGCCGCTGAACATCCCTCCTTCTCGGGCGAGACTCCAACTGGCGGCTCGATTGGCGATGCATCAGAAGAACAACCAAGCACAATCATCAGGAAATTTAAGtaacgacgatgatgacgacgacgagaacCCTACAGATCCATTTGCTGATACAGAAGAGgactttgacgatgatgatcagACGCAAGGTGATGAAAGGGGCGCATGGTGGAGAGATGTGGTAAGGGATCGTGGAGGTAAGCCAGATGGGAATGAATCAGACGACGAGcgtgatgacgacgatgatgatgagtttggagatTTTGCCATGCCAGAAGACGACGCTCAAAACGTTATAAGACCTCAACCTGTGAATCCGGCAAAGGAAGGCTCGGCTTCAACGAGGGGGTTGAGTGGATTGTGGCCGTTTGGACTATCAAAGgcggagaaggaaaaggagggGAGTAGacaggctgctgaggaggggaaggatgatgaagtcaaGGCTGTGGAAGTTACGGAAGCCAAGAGAAGAACGAGTATTGAGGAtcctgacgatgatgaggttgtggtTTAG